Within the Pseudomonas orientalis genome, the region AGCGCTTCCCGCCGTTCAACCAGATGGAAAATGCGCACCTGGCGTTTCTGGTGGAGCAGTGCCAACTGCGTTTCTATGGCCCCGGCGACAGCATCCTCAAACCGTCGGGCGGGCCGGTCGAGCATTTTTATATCGTCAAGCAGGGCCGCGTGGTCGGCGAGCGGCCGGACGCCACAGACCCCACATTCGAAATCACCACCGGCGAGTGTTTCCCCCTCGCCGCCCTGCTCGGTGAGCGCGCCACCCGCACCGAGCACAAAGCCTGCGAAGACACCTTTTGCCTGCAACTGAACAAGATGGCGTTCATCAAGCTGTTCGCCCTTTCCAGCCCGTTTCGTGACTTCGCCTTGCGCGGCGTCAGCAGCCTGCTCGACCAGGTCAACCAGCAGGTGCAGCAAAAAGCCGTGGAAACCCTCGGCACCCAATACTCGTTGAACACTCGCCTGGGTGAGCTGGCCATGCGCCACCCAGTCACCTGCAGCCCGGACACTGCGCTGCGCGAAGCGGTGCGGCTGATGCACGAGCAGCAGGTCGGCAGCATTGTGATTGTCGATGAACACAAGGCGCCGCTGGGCATCTTCACCCTGCGTGACTTGCGCCAGGTAGTGGCCGACGGCACCGGTGATTTCAGTCAGGGCATCGCCGGTCATATGACCCAGGCGCCGTTCTTCCTGAGCCCGGACCACAGCGCGTTCGACGCGGCGATCGCCATGACCGAGCGGCATATCGCCCATGTATGCCTGGTGCAGGACCAGCGCCTGTGCGGCGTAGTCTCGGAGCGCGACCTGTTTTCCCTGCAGCGCGTCGACCTGGTGCACCTGGCGCGGACCATCCGCAACGCGTCCCGTGTGGAACAACTGGTGGCGATCCGCGGCGAGATCGGCCAGTTGGTCGAACGCATGCTCGCCCACGGTGCGTCGTCTACGCAGATCACCCACATCATTACCTTGCTTAACGATCACACCGTGTGCCGGGTCATCGAATTGACCCTGGCGGAAAAAGGCGACCCCGGCGTGCCTTTCAGCTGGCTGTGCTTTGGCAGCGAAGGCCGCCGTGAACAGACGCTGTACACCGATCAGGACAACGGCATCCTGTTCGAGGCCCGAGACGCCGTGGAAGCCGCCGAGATTCGCGAGCGCCTGCTGCCCCTGGCGCAGCAGATCAACCAGAGCCTGGCGCTGTGCGGCTTCAGCCTGTGCAAGGGCAATATCATGGCCGGCAACCCAGAACTGTGCCTGTCACGGGCCGAATGGGCCCGCCGGTTTGCCGCGTTCATTCGCGAAGCCACGCCGGAAAACCTGCTGGGTTCGAGCATTTATTTCGACCTGCGCGTGGTGTGGGGCGATGAGCAGGGTTGCGAGCAACTGCGCCAGGGCATTCTGGATCAGGTGGCGGACAACCGGCTGTTCCAGCGCATGCTGGCCGAGAATGCCTTGCGCCAACGCCCACCCGTAGGGCGCTTTCGCGAGTTTGTGCTGACGCGCAAAAGCGGGGAAAAGGCCACCCTGGATCTCAAGGTACAGGGCCTCACGCCGTTCGTGGACGCTGCGCGTGTGTTGGCCCTGGCCCATGGCATCCACGCCAACAATACGCTGGAGCGGCTGCGCCAGTTGGTCGCCCGGCAGGTGATCGAGCGGCTGGACGGCGCGGCGTATGAAGAGGCTTACCACTTCATTCAACAAACCCGCATGCAGCAGCATCAGATGCAGACCCGGGAAAACCTGCCGTATTCCAACCGCGTCGATCCCGACAGCCTCAATCACCTGGACCGACGCATCCTGCGTGAATCCCTGCGTCAGGCCCAGCGCCTGCAAAGCAGCCTGACCTTGCGGTATCAGCTGTGAGCCTGTTCAGCTGGCTGCGCGCGAAAAAACCGCGGCTCGATGCGGCGCAGCAGCTACGCCTGGGCCAACTGCCCGCGCCCGCCGCACTGGGCAATGAGCCCTTGCGCAGCCAGCGCTGGGTGGTGGTCGACCTGGAAACCAGCGGCCTGCACCTCAACCGTGACCAGGTGCTGTCCATCGGCGCCGTGGTGATCGAGGACGGCGCAGTGGATTTCTCGCAGATGTTCGAACGCACCCTGCAACGCACCGCCAGCAAACTCAGCCCCAGCGTGTTGATCCATGGCCTGGGCCCCAGCGCCATCGCGGCCGGCAGCGACCCGGTGGATGCACTGCTCGATTTCATGGCGTTCGTGGGCGACAGCCCGCTGCTGGCCTTCCATGCGCCGTTCGATCAACATATGCTGGGCCGAGCGCTCAAGGAGAGCCTGGGTTACCGCCTGGTCCATCCCTTTCTCGATGTGGCCGATATCGCCCCGCTGCTGTGCCCCGAGGCGAACATTCGTGAGGCCGGTCTGGATGAGTGGATCAACCATTTCAACTTGCAGGTGGGCGAGCGCCATCACGCCAGCGCCGATGCACTGGCCACGGCGGAGCTGATGCTGATCCTGTTCAGCCGTGCACGCCGGCAACACATCGACACGCCCCGGGCGCTGCAGGAGCGCTTGAGCCAATGGCGACGGCGTAAACAGGCGCCATCGTTTTAGTGGCATTGCCCGACAGACGCCAATTGCGCCCACATCACTGCTCTGACACAATCGCGAATAATTCTCGTTAGTTTAAACTTTATTCGGTGATGCCTTGTCGTCGGCCCAGACCCCACACAGTGAGCTTGTTGGCGCGTTGTATCGCGACCATCGTGGCTGGCTGTTGGCCTGGCTGCGGCGCAACGTGGCCTGCCCGAGCCGCGCCGAAGACCTGAGCCAGGACACCTTCATGCGCCTGCTCGGCCGTGACGGCCTGCGCGAACCCCGCGAGCCGCGCGCCTTCCTGGTAGCGATTGCCAAGGGTCTGCTGTTCGACTACTTCCGCCGCGCCGCCCTGGAACAGGCTTACCTCACCGAACTGATGCTGATCCCGGAAAGCGAACACCCATCGCCCGAAGCACAGCAACTGATCCTCGAAGACCTCAAGGCCATCGACCGCCTGCTCGGCAAACTGTCGAGCAAAGCCCGCGCCGCCTTCCTCTATAACCGCCTCGACGGCCTGGGCCATGCAGACATCGCCCAGCGCCTGGGTGTGTCGGTACCGCGCGTGCGCCAGTACCTGGCCCAGGGCATTCGCCAGTGCTACATCGCGTTGTATGGCGAGCCATCATGAGCCTGATCAGTGGCAAGCCGGTGTCGGCGCGCGTGCTGGACGCCGCGATTGCCTGGCAACTGTCCCTTGATTCCGGCGACGGCGGCGTGGTGGAACAGGAAGAGTTCGCCAAGTGGCTGGCCAGCGACGAAGAACACGCCCGCGCCTGGCGCCAGCTGGGCATGCTCGACCAGCGTTTCAGCGCAGCTTCCGGCCCCGCGCGGGCCGCGCTGTTGCACTCCCACGACAGTGCGCGCCAGCGCATGCGCAAACTGGGCCGTGGCCTGGCGAGCATTGTGCTGGTGTGCGGGCTGGCATTGTTTGCCGGTGAGCGCTATGTGCCCATCCACTATTGGCTGGCCGATCAACGCACCGCCACCGGTGAGCAGCGCACCCTTGAGCTGGCTGACGGCACCCGGATCAGTCTCAATACCCACACGGCCATTGACGTGCGCTTCGACGATAAACGCCGCGTGATTGTGTTGCAGGAAGGCGAAATCCTGGTCGAGACCGGCCATGACGATGCGCGTCCATTCTCTGTACAGACCCGCGACGGCAACCTGCGGGCGCTGGGTACGCGGTTCATCGTGAGGCGCGAAGACCACGCCACGCGCCTGAGCGTGCTGCAATCGGCGGTGGCCGCCCAGCCTGAAGCACTGCCTCAGGAACGGATTTTCAAGGCCGGCCAGCAAGTGCTGATGCGCAGCGACGGCCTTGGCGCGCTGCTTGCCGTGCCGCCGGCCAGCGACGCCTGGACCCGCGGCATGCTGGTGGTCGACAACGCCCGCCTGGGCGATGTGGTGGCCGAACTCGGCCGTTATCGCAGCGGCCATCTGGGTGTGGATGACAGCGTCGCCGACCTGCGCATCACCGGCAGCTTCCCGCTGCACGACACCACCCTGGCGCTCAATGCGCTGTTGCCGACCCTGCCGGTGCGGATCGAGCAGCACACGCCGTGGTGGGTGACCGTCAAGGGTAGGCCTTAGGTTCTGCGGCATCTGAAGATCGCTATCGGGGGCAAGCCCCCTCCCACACTTTTTGATTTGTGAACACAGTCAAATGTGGGAGGGGGCTTGCCCCCGATGGCGCCCTCAGGCCCTACCCAAAAAATATTTCCACCCCGCCCTATCACTTTCCGATTCTCGTCCGGCACCTAGGCAATTGAGAAATATTTCCATTCAGGAGCCGCCCATGTCCCGCACGCTAGACACTTTGTTGCGCCCCAGCCTGTTAGCCGTGGCCATCGCCCTCGGCGCCCCGCTGATCAGCCCCATGTTGATCGCCGCCGAACAGTCCAGCAGCGTGCGCGCCTACAACCTGCCGGCCGCGCCACTGGCCGCCACCCTGAACCAGATCGCCAGCCAGGCCGGCCTCGCGCTGACCCTCAATCCGACGCTGGCCGCCGGCAAGACCTCGGCACCGGTCAAGGGCCAGTTCGATGCGCAGGGCGCATTGCGTGAAGCCCTGCGCGGGACCGGCCTGCAGCTTGAGCAAAGCAGCGCCGGGACCTTTACCTTGGTGGCGATTGCGGACGGTGTCGTGGCGTTGCCGCAGACCAGCATTATTGGTCAAGGCAATTACGAGAGCGCCTGGGGGCCGGTGGAAGGTTACCT harbors:
- a CDS encoding putative nucleotidyltransferase substrate binding domain-containing protein yields the protein MSKADAFTQAGKTAVLQNIHGTLQFLQRFPPFNQMENAHLAFLVEQCQLRFYGPGDSILKPSGGPVEHFYIVKQGRVVGERPDATDPTFEITTGECFPLAALLGERATRTEHKACEDTFCLQLNKMAFIKLFALSSPFRDFALRGVSSLLDQVNQQVQQKAVETLGTQYSLNTRLGELAMRHPVTCSPDTALREAVRLMHEQQVGSIVIVDEHKAPLGIFTLRDLRQVVADGTGDFSQGIAGHMTQAPFFLSPDHSAFDAAIAMTERHIAHVCLVQDQRLCGVVSERDLFSLQRVDLVHLARTIRNASRVEQLVAIRGEIGQLVERMLAHGASSTQITHIITLLNDHTVCRVIELTLAEKGDPGVPFSWLCFGSEGRREQTLYTDQDNGILFEARDAVEAAEIRERLLPLAQQINQSLALCGFSLCKGNIMAGNPELCLSRAEWARRFAAFIREATPENLLGSSIYFDLRVVWGDEQGCEQLRQGILDQVADNRLFQRMLAENALRQRPPVGRFREFVLTRKSGEKATLDLKVQGLTPFVDAARVLALAHGIHANNTLERLRQLVARQVIERLDGAAYEEAYHFIQQTRMQQHQMQTRENLPYSNRVDPDSLNHLDRRILRESLRQAQRLQSSLTLRYQL
- a CDS encoding 3'-5' exonuclease → MSLFSWLRAKKPRLDAAQQLRLGQLPAPAALGNEPLRSQRWVVVDLETSGLHLNRDQVLSIGAVVIEDGAVDFSQMFERTLQRTASKLSPSVLIHGLGPSAIAAGSDPVDALLDFMAFVGDSPLLAFHAPFDQHMLGRALKESLGYRLVHPFLDVADIAPLLCPEANIREAGLDEWINHFNLQVGERHHASADALATAELMLILFSRARRQHIDTPRALQERLSQWRRRKQAPSF
- a CDS encoding RNA polymerase sigma factor codes for the protein MSSAQTPHSELVGALYRDHRGWLLAWLRRNVACPSRAEDLSQDTFMRLLGRDGLREPREPRAFLVAIAKGLLFDYFRRAALEQAYLTELMLIPESEHPSPEAQQLILEDLKAIDRLLGKLSSKARAAFLYNRLDGLGHADIAQRLGVSVPRVRQYLAQGIRQCYIALYGEPS
- a CDS encoding FecR domain-containing protein, whose amino-acid sequence is MSLISGKPVSARVLDAAIAWQLSLDSGDGGVVEQEEFAKWLASDEEHARAWRQLGMLDQRFSAASGPARAALLHSHDSARQRMRKLGRGLASIVLVCGLALFAGERYVPIHYWLADQRTATGEQRTLELADGTRISLNTHTAIDVRFDDKRRVIVLQEGEILVETGHDDARPFSVQTRDGNLRALGTRFIVRREDHATRLSVLQSAVAAQPEALPQERIFKAGQQVLMRSDGLGALLAVPPASDAWTRGMLVVDNARLGDVVAELGRYRSGHLGVDDSVADLRITGSFPLHDTTLALNALLPTLPVRIEQHTPWWVTVKGRP